In Oryzias melastigma strain HK-1 linkage group LG10, ASM292280v2, whole genome shotgun sequence, the genomic window TCTCCAGGTGGTCTTTTGGAGGTGCAGGCGGTCATTTAGTGCCGACCAGCCGTTTAGGTtctgcagaaagaaaagaaagtgcaTCTCAAGAGAATGATCACAAATATGTACAGGAACCTGTTTCCTCTCTGTCTGAGCTTCCTCGTTTAAACGCTTAAGAGGAAACACGAAAAAACTCTGCAGCTGATCAGAATAAACTGGATCAACTTCTTCCcaggtgcatgctgggatagGGGAAACTTGGATTGCTCTGCATGAGCATCCACATCATTTGCTTGTTGCACAGGCAGATACACATCAGGCTTTGATAAAAGACACTCAGCTGCCGTGTCACACTGATCACACTGTTTCCTTGTTTTCCACACAGGCTGTAGTCTCACATTTCCAGCACCTGCAGGTAAAACTAACCTTGATGGTGCAATTAGGCAAATCAGACCAGCTCTTTCTCAATAAACGTACTGTATGTGGACATTGTCTAGAACAAACTCACAGAGCATCTCGtgactctttttttatgtctgtgtcACACAATAAATCAGCTACACGTTCGAAGTTGTAAATCTAATGGAAACTTTGTAATATCTAGAACTCGACTTCACCTACAGCTGTAAACATCAGTGGGTGTTAAAGCAGCAGAGAGCTGGAAATAGTCACCCTTTTCTTCGACTGTGAGCTGACTACAAACCATCACTGTGTGTTGATATTTTTCGAACAGGAAATTGTGATGTTTAGAAGAAACACCTGAATGTTTCACATGTTATGCTTGTAACCGTAAacttcttttgcttttctgatAAGGATCACTGAAAGAGCAGAGccaaaaacatagaaaaagttgtttatgACActcatttatttgctttatgattttttttatcttactaATGCCTATATAAATTGTTCTTTAGGATTGAAATCAGTAATGGGGTGTGTGTTCGGTTTAACTTGCATTTTATGCTGGCATTTAGAGAACATGATTTGTTGCAGAATAACTTATAATGCATACATAGATTTtaagaaatagatcaaaattcCACCACAGAAGCTGGAAGACTTTAAAGTAGCTCTTCAGGAGACGATATCATGAAGGGACGCAAGAAAAGACTTTGAGGGCTATATTTAGATTGCACTTTTCAACCTCGCTTTACGGCCCAAAGTGCTAAAGTCACAGTATCACTCAGTTGTTTGACATTGGCTGGCTGACTAGAGCTCCAGcttttatgctctttgatttactttaattttcaaccgttaacacaatagtTCCAGGAGAAAAGTTGCAGTATGGTAAAGATTTCGCGTTTAAGTGTCTCCGACAACTccccaggtgttaaagggttaaaaatatatatgacaTAATAACTACTGCTATGTGTGGTTAACTTGCTAGCATACAAAGTTGGTTTGAGCCTCCATCACACTGAAATATgttgaaagaatgtaaagaAATCCATCCTCTGTTTCCTCTTCGCTAAAAGTCTTGGTTTCATCTAACATCTGATAACAAGAGAAGACACATTCCTTTAGAGTCTTGGGTCGTCTTAAACACTGGCACCAGTTTGACAACCTCTAGGGTCAGAGTGGGTTAAGAATTCCTGAACTGTTACAGCATAAATGTGCTCAATTCCAGACCCTGTTTCAATTCTACGCTGATGACACTCACCTTTTTTCTATCACTGATGCAAACATGTAatggataaaaatatatttttgagtcaatattagtgtCATTAtagacaacaaaaataaaaaaaaaaatctcaattaatCTCTTTTAAGCATTAAGAATAGCACCTGCACCAAACGAATGgcagttttaatattaataatgataagaaaaaggttttatttttagtaattaaGCACTCGTGCGTGAGACAGAGCCTGGAAGAATAAATATAGAACTTTTTGCTTTTAGGTTAAGAGTTTTTTACTGTAAGTCTTGATCGATCAGCCGTTGggttaattatatttaaaaacagaaaagaaaaaaaaagatacaaaactaagaaaatactttaaaataaacatatgcTTTATAAATGTAAGGCATGAGCACTTTAAATTGTTTNNNNNNNNNNNNNNNNNNNGTTGTTAACATGCAACAGGACATTTTTTTAGCCCCGGGGTTATTGTAAAGGTTTGGCGCAATGTCAATAAGGAAGATCAGTCTGACTTCCAGGAACTTTAGGCTTGTGTTACTTCCCTCTACAAACCACTCATAATTATGCCTTCATTCTGAACCAATTGCTAACTTGCCCGTTTTTCTTCTCAGCCATGACTATTAGTTTTCCCTCATTTACTGCAggagttctaaaaaaaaaccctgtagtAGGTGAAAAGtagaattattgattttttatggCTGTAAAACCCCACTTTTCTTAgacacatgaacatttttacacttgtttAAAGCTCCAAAGTTTATAGAAAAATGAatccagtaaaataaaaaaaactgattttgataAAAGATTTAAGAATTTGTCATAAGAATGCAAATTTGTACCCCAGAGGAGATTGAATGAGAAGGttgacagccaatcaggatgtaGAACACAGTGTTCTGTTGAAAAAAGCAAGAAGCATGAAAAATTGCACGGAATAAAGTCAGCGAAATAATGAAACCACAAAAAGACTGAAGTGACTGAAGGTTTTATTCGCCTGGATGTTTATTCGAGGGTTCAATGGTCCTCCTGTACCCTAATCTCCACCTGGAACCACCATCAGCATCATCATTTATTCATCAATGGTCTGCCAGACTCTCAAGAAGCCCAAATGTTTTCCAACTCTCCCTGGACGGCTTTATCCTGACAACCTCAATCCGGTTAGTCAGGGTCTAGAATTGCTTCAGTCAGCTAATCAGCTACAAGCTGGAAAACAGGCCGGGTTGTGGCTTGTTAGGACCAGGATTGGCCAGTTTATCCCAAGCGTACAAGACGTCTTTGGTCCATAGCCTTACCgccaaaacaacacattttcattccaaaGCCTTTTGGTAAtggacccctctgcgtcactttttgacgtgctgggtGGTCCCATTAAATGACGGGTCCCCGACCTCTGGACTGCAAACCTGAACAGTTCCTATGCTAGGAACCCTAACCCTAAATGAGTACTGGTTCGGGTCCGGTTCAGCATCTGGTATCGCGTCCAGTGccaggttaaggttagagtACCAGTACCAGCCGCATCCCTAGAACCACTCCACATGCAGTACAGCatccggtaccacgtctggCACCACGTACCAAAGGTTGTGGACCCTTAAATTTTACGAACAGCTAGCTATTTAACAACTTGGCAGTGTTGTGTTGGCCAAAATGtacaaacctttttatttttgtacatctTTCTGTATCACAAACCTTTTCATAGCTTCTTCTGATTGGACATGTAGCCTTTTACCCATTTCCAAAGGAGAATGGAGACACCCCAActaatgcacaaaaaaagaaattgagcAAATATTTACTCATTGAATTTTagaattacagtaaaaaattgtttgaaaacaaaaactatggAAGCCACAAGTGATTCACCAAAAAGCCACAGAGTTACTTGTTACTTTAGATGAACTTTTCACAATTACTTTGACTCCAAGCCATCAGTTTTAAAATTGTCTCGTATCAGTCACTGTCACAGATAGTGTGTTTTCAGTCAATTACAATTTTGGAAAgttaggggcggagctacaggtttttttttaatgggtttgaaatgattgttttatgtaGTACgtgttcttttctttaatgtttttaacctctgaaatttttgtcttttatgttttcaaacTCTTACTCACTTATTTGTCATTTAACTTTGGCGTTCCACAAGGCTCTATTCAAGGCCCCCCTTTGTTCTTCTTGTATATACCgccattaaataaaaaaatacactagaGTTTCTcttctatgctgatgacacaccTTTTTTCTATCACTGATACAAACATGAAatggataaaaatatatttttgaatcaatattagtagacaacaaaaataaaaaaaatcattagttCATCTCTTTTAAGCATTAAGAACAGCACCTCCACTAAACAAATTGCAGTTTTAATATTAGTAATtataagaaaatagtttttaatacatattttttatctttttttgctgTTCCCGTTGCTGTTCCCATTTGATAACAGTTCAAACGGATACCCAACTGTTGCACAAAAgaattaaagagataaaagagGATCAAAGTATAATGTAATTAGAAGCCAAACAAAGCATTTACAAGCTTGACCCTTtgactgaatatttaattttgcaTGAACTTACCTAATTGAGTCCAAAAAGAAACCAGTAGAAGATTTAACATCTGAACAGGGGTCttgaagagatttgctgaacCTTCACACTGCGGTAAACTTTGTTCATCTGAACCAACCCCTGAACTCTTTGTTACTGATTCTCCATTTATTACTCAGAATGGATCGCCCCATGTGGAGCTCCAGCCTGTTCCTGCGACACAAAAAGACTGCTGACTCTCATGCTGACTTATCAGCGTGAAGTTCTCCTTTCCTCCTGACAAACGCTCTCAATGATAAACGCCCTACAGCACATGTGGTTTAACGTTaaagtttttctgcttcagaggGAGTCAGGGGAGGGCTTTTCTGATCAGATGGGGCGTCTAATCCACGCGCTCAGAAACCAAACATCCACATGGAAACGTGTGAATTGTGCCCTCAACATGACACATTCCTCACGCTGATGGAACATCTGAGATCCTCCACGAAAAGAGTTTCTCCACActaacagaaaaatgttctattgtttttcattttagacaACAGCAACCACAAACTCTCACCTGTGTTTTTCAGAGCTTCACTCTTCTTTCCtcctcttttgttcttttaaatccCCTTTGGTGTCAGGAATTTATCTATCCATCTTTCTTTCTATTCTCTCCTGGAAAGTCTCTACATCTGATGTCCTTCTCTTTGTGTCACTGAGCTGTACTGGGGGTTTTGACTCACACGGcttcctgttaaaaaaaaagggggtgtggctttcaaTACTTCATCTTCTGCTATTACTCTTTATAGTGTGGGCTGTGACTGCACGGAATGtgcaaatgacagaaaaaaaatgtaaacttaaaaaaaaacaaaaaacgctgATGAACGGggtttgtaaaaaacaaacaaaaaaactcatatGGGAGGTTTTGGAAATGGAAAATTTGGGGTAACTTTCTTCTACAGGTGTGTGTTGAGGTCTGATGTTCATGTCACATACATACAAACCTCATCCTGACAGATACTCAGAGGTGCTATAACGGCTGCCAACAGTAAGCGCAGTGAAAGCACATCACAAACCTGTTTCGCATGCAGCACCTTTCTTTCAGAGGAAACCTCAGTTTGAAGTAAGAGGTGAGAAAAAATAGAAACGGATAGGAAACAAAGGTTGGGCTTTTATTTACAAGTATACATTAAAGAGATACAAAACCAAACATCTATATATGTGAAGGAAAGTTGTAATGTTTATTAACCACATTCTTTGATAATACTTATTTAATTCAGTTTCGTTCCAGAACAGTCTCACTTTGAGCAGGTGCTCTCCAGTCTCAGTAACCTGCACTGTGCGGGACAGTCTGACGGGGAGGTGACTGGAGAGGACAGGACGGATGAGTTGAAGGAGGAGGTGCGCTTGGCCAGGTGCATCCTGAACTCAGCCGTGAGGAAGTAATAAAGGAGCGGGTTGAGGCAGCAGCTCAGGCTGGCGATGCACAGGGAGATGGGGTGAAACTGCCTCACGGCCAGCCCGGTGGCGCAGTGGGTCAGTAGGTTCTGAGAAACCATTAAGTAGAGCAGGAAGTTGATGTGATAAGGAGCGAAGCAGAACAGGAAGAGCGCATAGCAGCCCAGCACCATCCGCAGAGCCCGCCGTTTCTCCGCCCTGGCCTGCTCGTGGTATTTCTCAGAGTGGCCGTTGGAGGTGACAGACTGGAGGCGGTTGCGTGTCAAGGCTGTTGAGCTCTTCTGGTCCGGAGTCTCCTTGTGTCTGAGGGACATGACGGTACGGAAGGAGCTGTAGCCGATGAGGGCGAGGGGAATCAGGAAGCCGAACAGCTCGCAGATAGTGATCATTGTGATCCCCACGGACAGCGACACTTTACGAATGGGCAGGTCTTTAAAACAGCCGGACGTCGTGCTGACGGTAGCCGTGCTGTGGTGTTGGGCGGGAAACGGCGTGGATTGTTGTGTGGAGGTGATCACCAATGGGGTGGACGCGTGGAGAGTCGATGAGCTGCTGTCGATCCTCATCAGGATGAAAGGGGAACACGCCACGCCAACCACAACCCACACGGTGACTGCGATGACCAGGTCGTAGCGGCGCCTCCAGCGGCGGGCCCTGAACGGGTTGAGCAAGAAGGCGCACCTCTGCATGCTGATGCAGACCTGGAAGAGGCGGGAACAAAAAGCTCTTCATAGAAGACAAACCTTCTCTTTTTAACCACCTGCACTctcaaatttttatttgtatttccttGTTCctctaataaaaacattttgcttaAACGCCCTCTTACCAGGAAAATGATGGCGGCGTACATGTTGAAGTACTTCAAGTAGAAGCAGAACAAGCAGATGATGCGTCCAAAAGGCCAGGTGTGCGTGAAGTAATAATAAATCCGGAGAGGCAGAGAGAGGATGTGGACCAAGTCCGCCAAAGCCAGGTTTATCATGAAGATCACCGCCTTCGTCCTTTTGCTGTCGAAGCAAAGCAAAGAGTTCAGCTCTGCAGGAGGAAGACGAAACGTTCAGCATTCGTTCATTCACGTACCTGATGTGTCTGCAGAGGACCCACAGGGCAGTGGTGTTGAGGAGCAGGCCGGGGATGAAGAGCAGCAGGTAGAAGTACGTGTACATCCTATCCATCATCTGGTTGAAGCTGGTTAGGTTGTGGTTGCACAAGTCGGAGCCGTTCAGAAATTCACCCATGTTCANNNNNNNNNNNNNNNNNNNNNNNNNNNNNNNATctccttttcattcatttctaaaaagagaaaaaggcagaaaataGCTGAGTTCTTCTTTTCCAAAATtagaaaagctgtttatttttctaaaataaaagctagaactgctattttttcaatatttaaaaattttactggaaaaatatataaaagagggattttaaaaaaaagtgacagaaaacaggaagtaaaactgtaattaaatcatattttttgcaaatacacaaaatctcaccaattatttttgtctaatctttagttaaatatatatttttacactaAACTATCttacttttcataaaaatattaagaGAATTAATCTAGAACATCTTGAGTCATTTGAccctgaaaaaaatcttaagtattagcatttacataaatgtaaatgtaactttttatagcttCAATAATAGCTTCAATATTCAGAGTAAATACCTAATGTAATGGTTATATCACCCATTCAGGTagtaatacataaaatagacaCGCATTACATAATCACAAGacgatcacttgaaagggagtggtaggaagcaaatttatataatccttttaccattttctttacatgaattatcaggatttattattaaatatttataccctacaatcacagattcaggttattaagaaTCCTTAAGATCTGATTACATCAGTGatgtaattaaatttcaaacatccattgtattatatatatatatatatatatatatatatatatatatatatatatagaaaagcTTATGATCATTTCAAGAttaaattttgtcttaaaaggcaggattttaataaataattttaaggaATCTTAACACAATAAATCATATTTGTTCTATTGGTTGATTTTATtacttgtaaaaagaaaaaaaacaccttattttctgttttttaatcaatttttggaggacatttttttgcagtgcaTATCTAAGCATTTATGTAAACTTCCTAAAATCAAAGAGCATCCATGTCAATTCAAGTGTCTAATTCAACAACCTTTTGTATAAACAGAATGTTTGGGCACGTTgacaacatttttgtaaatgagaaaaaaatccaactcTACCATTctacttttaaactatattttgagctttttgtgtttgcaaaagCTCAAAATATATCATGTTTTGTTATCAGTTACTCCCTCCCCACCCCAGGAAATGATGTTTACTTTAAAGGACATTTATGTCAAGAAACTCCAGGATGTAGTAAGCCAAGTCGACCACTAGGGGTTAGTCTGGTGTCTTGGCATTTTTCTGGTGTAATCAGAAAGAGTATCTGATGTtctggttgaaaaaaatacgTCTTTTTTGGGCTACAAAATACAGCAAAGGTGTTAATCATTCCACATTCTAAAAGAATATTTGCAGCAGTGgatgtagtttatttttaatggacAGATACGCATCTATAACTGTTTTTCCGttacacatatgcacaaaactttattgaaattctagaaatgcaTACAGTTGATTCTgggtcacagagaaaaaaaacaaacaaacttgacctacatttttctatttaccCCTACCTCCACTGCCACCCTTCCACCCGTGTCAGTCTTTGTCCCATCTAGTGCGGATGTTCTCTCGGCCTCATAAGGTGCTTGTATCTGTTCATCTAAAAACCTCAAACTCTCATAATATTCTTCGTCAACTCAATTTTCCGTCTTGACCTGTTTGACTGAAGCAGCTTGAACTGGTGCAACATGAAACAGCATCAGCAGCTGGtgccattttcagcttcaaagggacttttattttgaaaaactactggtTTCTCCTCACCACATCCGACTCATTCCTGACTCATGTCAAATCGTGTCAGAACACAACCTCTACTTTTTTGAAGTGGTGGTGCCGACTAATAAATTGAAGCCCTCAAGCtagaaaatatagtaaaaaaaagaaggtatttaaagtttcttttggcAGAAAAGAGCGAGTGAGGGAATAGAAGTGGAGTCTTTGACTTCAACATAAAAgagagacaaaaacaagagtctttactccaaatatggatttactGTGACAGCTGTTCCCATAAATCATAATATTTAGCAACAGGTTGTCTCATGTTATGCTGCTAATAAAGACGCTAAAACTgtggattcacatttattattatattcagaaaataccaattttagtgactgtttttgattttttttggattgttCCAATACACTTTAAAAGTGAGGCTTTTCAGCTTCCTTTTCCTCTCCCGACCTTTTAACTCCATACCCTTTGGCCCGATCCTTGAGGTCTTCCTGACTACATCTCTTCACTAAAATCCACATTAACTCTAAGAGATCTCTCCTTTCAAGATGTCGCTCCTCGCCAAAGGAACCCCCTCCCAATATCGCAGCATCAGAACGACTCCGTTGAGTGTTTTGACCCAtaagatttatgtttttttccacgtaattttatttttaaggaaaattgaGTCTGTGTCTTTATGGGTAAAATTCTaagaaaatacgtttttattcGGGAGAGCTTTTATTCCTctgttttgaacttttatttttagtaaaccTTATTAATATTGGATTATATTACCTcactttgttttgattttatggtgtatttacttttaaactCGTCCTGTCCAACAACCGAGCAGACAGAAAGGCCTGTTTTGTTGGACATATTTTACTCTCATGACAGGGGGggtttatttgtataaaccccttttgtaatttaagttaaactttatttataatggttctatttgtattcttttttgttggactgaacagaaaaaaagaagactgaATAAGAGAGAGGGATGTTGGGGGGATCCAACAAACTTCCCATACAGACATGTTGACATGTACACAACACAACTACagttcacacacatacactttTGCATACAAACCAGCTTATGTAAAGCATTTCATTCAGTGCTCAGGTGAATGTTTCTGTACTGCTGAGACGGTTGtttgaaatttatatttttttatgctgtctTTTTGTAAAGTTATTTCTATGAAAAgttctaaagaaataaaaaagatattttattgtAGTCTGGATTAAGGGGAaatctatatcacattttaatggctCCAAGACGAAatcttgtttattaaaaaaatgtttaaagttgctgcagatatttaaaatgaagataaacttaaaaagttacaggAAACTTCAACCAGTTCGTGGCCTACAAAAGGTTTGGGATCACTGGTTTAGGACAATCGTTATCCCACATGACTCTGACTATGAGACCATGAATTAATGGAGCAAATTCTGACAAGAATTCTGGTAGAACCCTGAATTCATCATTTTCACAGACTGTGactggaatttttaaaaacttcctgGATGAGTCAGCAGCTCAGTCCTCGGGAATTTCAGCACCATTCCAAGtaagttgattatttttaagCTGCTGAACTTTGTCCAGCAGTTTACATTGAGGTGGATCTGTTGGAAGAGAAAATATTGCTTCTGATAAGAAGATTATCTCCTACACTTTACACCGTGGTGAGTCAAGCGGGCATAAACACGTTCACTGCTGGGTCTCAGCTTGTCTCATTTCAGCTGAGTTGGCACAGAGAAGACGCTTTTCCTCTTCCagcagtttcactttttttgtttacagtaaTTAATCAACTTGTTTAACACTTTCACATGAAATCTGAGCTGAGCGCTTTTGCTTTGGTCTTCTACTTTATCGGGATGGATAATAAGtaatttttggagtttttggcGAATGTCGAATACAAGTGGTCTAGCATTTCTCAGCATTAACTCTTTAGCGTCTTGAAAACCATGAAGGTTGAGATTCCAGCTCTGCAATCTAACCCCTAACAGTATTATTATGTTGTCAGTAGGTTTAGCAGTAGATTTTGTGATGaaactttctatttttaaatctggTGATCAAAACTGAAcacctaaaatataaaatgaaagcaaattTTAGTGGGACATCTATTTCTCCATCAAAAACTCATTCATTGGAATATTGTTTTAACTTAAAGTATATTTGAATAATATCGCAATTTTATTTGACTATTTGAGTGTGACAAATATccaaaatagaaagaaaagaggaaatacTTTTcccacaacaaaaacataaagtttataaaaaagttactttaaaaaatcctaaacatgTAGATTTAGtttggagggggaaaaaaaagatatgatCTTCCTGCAGCCCGTTAAATTAAGTTTTACTCTGAtgatcttttgatatattttcaaagcgtCCACATTGGTCTTTTAACCCTGTAAGATCAaggaatttataaaaaaataaaatgttgtttttaaattgctatattttttaaacccattGATTGAATCCACAAGAATgttaatttaagcaaaaatcaACCTTATTTACTCACTGTCTCACATTTGATCCACATATTTTCAACATGGTGTACCTGTATTATAAAGAACTAATTATTGacaaatgtagcatttttttcagtgctgGAAGctgtaattttgaaaataaataaataaaaacaaacaaccaatgAGTTATTGTCACTTTAAAGTTCTGAAAATTAGCTacacttttcccgccaaaagtatcatggaggcagccattttgaaaagagcaggaaaagctaaaagaaaaaaatatggcacCTGAAATTAATGACCAGAAGTCCCTCCCGGAGccggctgcaaaaaaaaatattgtttgaagcttttaaccttttttcccgttttttctctctttaatcGACCTCAGCAccaacgaggaaaacaaagatgaagatggatctagttgtctacaagtggatccatcagaatggagcggaggaGGGAGCCTGTCCCCCGCCCAGAGTATTGTCtacacaaatatgatcttttcaAAAGGCATTTCTTCATCTCCTCTTGatgtaacaaattaaataaagaaatctccagaaatgcaacatttaacttaattttttttatttatgtattccaTCATCATTTTGGGAATATTAAAATACTTTCCCATCACTaacagaagattaaaaaaagcagcttatTTAGGATAATTAcaattttagatgttttttcttgcataaaatattaaatactcttcaaaaatattcaaaagtgTTCCTTTTCTAAGCCTGTTTAGGGTGATGGGGCTGCCGCCTGCCAAGCTACTGTCCGTTTATTAGTTCATCACAACACAGAGTCACATAAccatacacattcacacctatTAAGTGTGCTTTTGGACTGAGGGAGGAAACTGGGGTGGTAgaagaaaacccacaaatgcaAAAGGACAGCATGCAACTTCACACTGAAACTCCCATTTTAACCTGCATGAAGGAAGAGTGTTAACCACTATGACACCATGAAATGTATTTGACTTTAAggtgaaaaaaaacccacatttttgtccatccatccatcttccagaccgcttcgtccttttcggggttgcgggatgtgccggagcctatcccggctactgaagggcgaaggcggggtacaccctggacaggtcgccagtctgtcgcagggcctcaatcacacacattcactctcacattcacacctaggggcaatttagagtcaccaattaacctatgaagcatgtttttggacggtgggaggaagccggagtccccggtgaaaacccacgcatgcacggggagaacatgcaaactccacacagaaaggtcccagccgggattcgaaccggggccttctcgctgtgaggcgagagcgctaaccactgcgccaccgcgCAGCCCACAATGTGGAGTTCTCACCATGAAAtgtaaaatactcaaaaaaaatttagataggcggttttgtattttggccaTCGATtcaattttataatttattttttccaactaaGATCACAATCTAACTAAGAGAACTTatctccatgaattattttaaatagatGAAAGCACTTGAGACTAGTTCTTTAAACTGTAGATGGTTTAACTAATTATTAATATGAAATTTTAATCAGCATTGTAGCTTGGTTGTATATGTCTGACAttagtggtattttattgttgtattgaTTCTTGTCCGgggctcccttgaaaaagaagttttaaatctcaatgggaccCACCCTGGgtaaataaagattaataataataataagaaccTGCAActttatatattcatttttcatATTGTATTTTAATCTGCATGTAAAAAAATCCAGCTTTGCATTCAAAGTGtataacagttttaaaaataaacttgaggAACTTTGATTTAAATTCTGCTTTAACGTATGTGTCACTTCATGCCTTTAATGAACCACATCTACTGACAAAAACTCACTAAAAACAAGAATGCatcatgttttatgttttaaaacacattcatttatGAGAGATTTCTTTTCACTGCACACTTGCTGATTTATTTATCAGGAATCATAAACTGGCAGAAACCCCCATATGTATGGAGATGTTATGATTCATGAAACGTGGAACTAAAATATCCCTCTTCTCCACCT contains:
- the p2ry10 gene encoding putative P2Y purinoceptor 10 codes for the protein MGEFLNGSDLCNHNLTSFNQMMDRMYTYFYLLLFIPGLLLNTTALWVLCRHISKRTKAVIFMINLALADLVHILSLPLRIYYYFTHTWPFGRIICLFCFYLKYFNMYAAIIFLVCISMQRCAFLLNPFRARRWRRRYDLVIAVTVWVVVGVACSPFILMRIDSSSSTLHASTPLVITSTQQSTPFPAQHHSTATVSTTSGCFKDLPIRKVSLSVGITMITICELFGFLIPLALIGYSSFRTVMSLRHKETPDQKSSTALTRNRLQSVTSNGHSEKYHEQARAEKRRALRMVLGCYALFLFCFAPYHINFLLYLMVSQNLLTHCATGLAVRQFHPISLCIASLSCCLNPLLYYFLTAEFRMHLAKRTSSFNSSVLSSPVTSPSDCPAQCRLLRLESTCSK